The genomic DNA TGGGCGGCGTCCTCGCAACGCCGATCATCAATTATCCCGAAGTCGGAATCTTGGGATTTCACAAGATCATCGACCGGCCGGTGGTGCGCGACGGCCAGATCGTGGCTCGAAAAATGGCGAATGTTTCTCTCTCGCTCGACCACCGCGTCGTCGACGGCGCGGTCGCGGCGTCGTTTCTCAACATGTTCATCCGCTATCTGGAACAACCGGGACTCCTGATGCTCCAGTGATCGTGTGGTGACGACAATGACCAGATCTGTTCAGCCTCGTGCGGAAATCGTCGCCACACGATCACACGAACGGTGGACGTCCATTTATCAATCGATGAAGCGTCAACGCATGATCGACGAAAAAATGGTCCTACTGCAACGGCAGGGGAGGATCGGCTTTTACGGACCGATCACCGGGCAAGAAGGCGCGGCGATCGGAAGCGTAGCCGCGCTCGAGCCGCGGGACTGGGTCGTCCCGGCTCTCCGCGAAGCAGCCACCGCGCTCTATCGAGGACTCCCCTTGGATACCTACATCGCTCAACTCTTCGGGAATTCGGGGGATTGGATTCAGGGACGCCAGATGCCGTGCCACCACACGTATCGCGACGGGAATTACGTCGCGATGTCGAGCTGCGTTGGAAACCAACTTCCCTGCGCGGTTGGAATCGCCATGGCGGCTCAATATCGAAAAGATCCTGTCGTCGTCCTCGCCTATTTGGGAGATGGTGCGACTTCGGAGGGCGATTTTCACTCCGCAATGAATTTTGCGGGCGTGTACAAATCCCCGGTCGTCTTTTTCTGCCAAAACAATCAATGGGCGATTTCCGTTCCGGCCGCGAAACAGACGGCGTCCAAGAATTTCGCCGTAAAAGCCGCCGCGTATGGATTCGAGGGAGTTCGGATCGACGGAAACGACGCGGTCGAGGTTTTTGAAACCACGCAAAAAGCCGTGAAGAAGGCGCGGAAAGGGGACGGCCCGACGTTTATTGAAGCGGTCACGTATCGCATGGGAGGGCACACGACTTCCGACGACCCGGCGCGATACCGAGATCCGAAAGAGGTGGAGGCCTGGGCCAAGAAAGACCCCGTCGATCGGTTGAGAAAACATCTGGAAAAGAACAAACTATGGAACAAACAGCAGGAGAAGCAGCTGGAAGAGGAATTCACGACCGAGCTGAACGCGGCCATTGAACGGGTCGAAAAACTGCCTCCCCCTCCGCTGGAATCGATGTTCGAGGATGTCTACGCGGTGATGCCTCCGCATCTCCAAGAGCAGCGCGACCAGGCCCTGGCGCGCCACGCGAAGTAAGCGAAAGGAAACCGAAATGGCAAACGCACCTATGAAGAAAGATGTGGTCGTCATCGGAGGAGGTCCCGGAGGGTACGTGGCCGCCATCCGCCTGGGACAGTTGGGGAAGTCGGTCGCCTTGGTGGAAAAAGAGCAGGTCGGAGGGGTCTGCCTGAACTGGGGATGCATCCCCTCCAAGGCGCTCATCCACATCGCCAAGCTTTACGAGGAGATGAAGAACGCCGAAGAGATCGGAATCACGTGCAAGAACATCGCCATCGATCTCAAGAAAGCCCAGGCGTGGAAAATCGGCGTTGTGAAAAAGCTCACCACTGGAGTGTCACAGCTTTGCAAGGGTCTCGGTGTTGAAATTCTCAAAGGCACGGCGGATTTCGAAACGCCGAATCGCGTTTCCGTGAAGGGATCCAACGGGGGCGCGCAAACGGTCGAATTTACGAACGCGATCGTGGCCACCGGCTCGCGGCCGATCGAAATTCCCGGCTTCAAAATCGACGGCAAACAGGTCGTCGATTCAAAGGACGCACTCGATTGGACGGAGGCGCCGAACAGAATTCTGATCGTCGGCGGGGGCGTGATCGGAATGGAAATCGGGATGCTTTATCAAAAATTCGGAACAAAAGTGACCGTCGTCGAAATGTTGGACCAGCTTCTTCCCGGCACCGATGCCGATATCGCCCAGTTTCTCATGATCGCCTGCCGAAAGAGGGAGATAACGGTTCATCTTTCGAGTAAGGCTTTGGGCTGGGAAAAGAAAAAGGACGGCCTCCATGTCAACGTCGAAACCCCGAAGGGAAAGGTGAACGTCGTCTGCGACGTCATTCTTCTTTCGGTGGGCCGCAGTCCAAACGGAAAGGGTGTCGGACTGGAAAGAATCGGCGTCCGGGTCGATGCCAAGGGCGCTATTCCGGTGAATCAAAAACTTCAAACGAGCCTTCCGCATATATTCGCGATCGGCGATGTGGTCGGCCCGCCGCTCTTGGCGCATAAGGCTTCGAAGGAAGGCCTGGTCGCGGCGGAAGTCATCGGGGGCAAACCGGAAGTCTACGACGTTCAAGCCATGCCGGCGGCCGTATTTACGGACCCTGAAATCGCCACCGTGGGAATGAGCGAAGAGGACGCCAAGCGAAAGGGGTATTCGACGTTCACCGGCAAGTTCCCCTTTGCCGCGTCCGGGCGGGCGGTCTCCACCGGAGCGACGGAAGGATTCGTGAAAGTCGTAGCGGAAAAGGGGACGAATCTTCTCCTCGGTGTTCAAATTATGGGGCCCAGCGCGGCGGATTTGATTAGCGAAGCGACGCTGGCGATTGAAATGGGGGCCAGCGTGGAGGATCTGGCGCTCACGGTCCATCCGCATCCGACCCTCTCGGAGTCGGTAATGGAAGCCGCTGAGGCGGCGCACGGGAAAGCAATTCATACGGTCAATCGCACTCCATCGCAGGTGACCCGTGCCCATGGCACTGTCTAACGCGGATTAGTCATGAGGGAAACGTTGAATTCGCCGCATCTCTGCGTTGGGTGCCTGCGAGCGGTCCTCATTTACGTTTCTTGTAAACTCCGGTCCATTCTCGGCGCCCGCCTTGACCTGCAGCGAATTCAAGCGTTTCGAAGTAAATCGATGCGTCTCGTGAACAATGGGAACTAGAAATAAACTTAGAATTATTTCGGGGAAAGACGAAACGCCGTTAAAGGCCGCTTCCTGGAAACCGGCGCCGCTCGACAAACGGAAGGCGTATCGCTTCATGGCTCAGGCGCGGGCGCTCGAGGAGCGGCTGATTAAAATGAGCAAATCTTCGGACGGCTACTTCTGGATCGGCGGTCCGGGGGAAGAAGCTTTTAACGTCCCTCTCGGTCTCCTGATCAAGAAAGGGGAAGGCCTCGACTACGACTTTCTCCATTTCCATTACCGTCAGTCCGCGACCATGCTCGCGATGGGGATGGAAATCATCGATCAGATTCGCCAGATGGCCAATCGGGTGACGGACCCGTTCTCGGGCGGCCGGAATTTCGCAAATCATTACTCTTGGAAAAAATGGAACGTCGTTCCGGTGACCTCCCCCATCGAAGTGCAATACTCCGTGGCGCCGGGAACGGCACTGGCCCAGCTCCGTCACGGCGGAGACGGCATTACAATCGTGACCGGAGGAGACGCGGGAACCGCCGAGGCCGACTTTCCGACCTGCTTGAACTGGTCGAGCCGCCCGGGGCGAGAGCTCCCGATCTTGATTATCGTGACGAACAACAAGTACGGAATCTCGACACCCTATAATGAGGTTCACGCCGACCGAGTCATCGCCCGCCGCGCGGAACCGTTCGGAATCAAATGCGACACCGTCGACGGGAACGATCTTGTGGCATCCTACGACAAACTCAAGGAGGCTATGGCGTACGTTCGAAAGGAACGAAAACCGTTCCTTTTGGAGGCTTACGTCTCCCGGCTCCACGGCCACAGCTCCTCTTCCGGCGCCTTGCGCGTCACGAA from Bdellovibrionota bacterium includes the following:
- the lpdA gene encoding dihydrolipoyl dehydrogenase, which produces MANAPMKKDVVVIGGGPGGYVAAIRLGQLGKSVALVEKEQVGGVCLNWGCIPSKALIHIAKLYEEMKNAEEIGITCKNIAIDLKKAQAWKIGVVKKLTTGVSQLCKGLGVEILKGTADFETPNRVSVKGSNGGAQTVEFTNAIVATGSRPIEIPGFKIDGKQVVDSKDALDWTEAPNRILIVGGGVIGMEIGMLYQKFGTKVTVVEMLDQLLPGTDADIAQFLMIACRKREITVHLSSKALGWEKKKDGLHVNVETPKGKVNVVCDVILLSVGRSPNGKGVGLERIGVRVDAKGAIPVNQKLQTSLPHIFAIGDVVGPPLLAHKASKEGLVAAEVIGGKPEVYDVQAMPAAVFTDPEIATVGMSEEDAKRKGYSTFTGKFPFAASGRAVSTGATEGFVKVVAEKGTNLLLGVQIMGPSAADLISEATLAIEMGASVEDLALTVHPHPTLSESVMEAAEAAHGKAIHTVNRTPSQVTRAHGTV
- a CDS encoding thiamine pyrophosphate-dependent dehydrogenase E1 component subunit alpha, translating into MGTRNKLRIISGKDETPLKAASWKPAPLDKRKAYRFMAQARALEERLIKMSKSSDGYFWIGGPGEEAFNVPLGLLIKKGEGLDYDFLHFHYRQSATMLAMGMEIIDQIRQMANRVTDPFSGGRNFANHYSWKKWNVVPVTSPIEVQYSVAPGTALAQLRHGGDGITIVTGGDAGTAEADFPTCLNWSSRPGRELPILIIVTNNKYGISTPYNEVHADRVIARRAEPFGIKCDTVDGNDLVASYDKLKEAMAYVRKERKPFLLEAYVSRLHGHSSSSGALRVTNETDCLTEFEKQLVKEKLFTPAECEQIRKDSADEAFEALKKVRQEPFPDPATIYDHIFSD
- the pdhA gene encoding pyruvate dehydrogenase (acetyl-transferring) E1 component subunit alpha, yielding MTRSVQPRAEIVATRSHERWTSIYQSMKRQRMIDEKMVLLQRQGRIGFYGPITGQEGAAIGSVAALEPRDWVVPALREAATALYRGLPLDTYIAQLFGNSGDWIQGRQMPCHHTYRDGNYVAMSSCVGNQLPCAVGIAMAAQYRKDPVVVLAYLGDGATSEGDFHSAMNFAGVYKSPVVFFCQNNQWAISVPAAKQTASKNFAVKAAAYGFEGVRIDGNDAVEVFETTQKAVKKARKGDGPTFIEAVTYRMGGHTTSDDPARYRDPKEVEAWAKKDPVDRLRKHLEKNKLWNKQQEKQLEEEFTTELNAAIERVEKLPPPPLESMFEDVYAVMPPHLQEQRDQALARHAK